From Daphnia pulicaria isolate SC F1-1A chromosome 4, SC_F0-13Bv2, whole genome shotgun sequence, one genomic window encodes:
- the LOC124335821 gene encoding probable chitinase 10, translating into MKIAAILAFSMLVVLANAQGNYKKVCYFANWARYRNGSGSYWVDKLDPYECTHYIYGFAVLSNVTYEMTVYDPWADIDLGGYATFTGLKTKNPSLKTLIALGGWNDSAFSTQYSELVSDPVKMANFVAKALAFVRQYNFDGLDFDWEYPGDPGKPEDKENFITLLRMLRDAFQPYNLILSMAPSCSSARAAVSYDIPALGEIVDFVNFMAYDVHGAWENLTDHHAPLYRRDFDDDTTDVIISESVDYWLAQGFPPQKLVFGLPSYARSWTLADPKQNGFLAPAIGAGVAGQFTGLKGFYSFYEICLFQQQGMTVVEDPTGKMGPYGYLGDIWASWDSIDMVVAKVKYMMSKGLGGIQFWELSLDDFNGHCNLGLRPFSKAITETLGGTFPTPGPTSPPPPSCSASSQGQYYADPSDCAKYYQCVNGIIYTFYCQTGLVFNSKINQCDWPYNVPGCA; encoded by the exons ATGAAGATAGCCGCCATATTGGCGTTTTCTATGTTAGTTGTCTTGGCGAACGCCCAAGGAAACTACAAAAAAGTTTGCTATTTTGCAAACTGGGCTCGTTATCGTAATG GTTCTGGAAGTTACTGGGTAGATAAGTTGGACCCGTATGAATGCACTCATTACATCTACGGTTTTGCTGTTCTCAGCAATGTTACCTACGAGATGACAGTTTACGATCCATGGGCAGACATCGATCTCGGTGGTTATGCAACGTTCACCGGtttaaagacaaaaaatcCTAGTCTCAAGACATTGATCGCTCTTGGTGGCTGGAACGACTCTGCATTCTCCACTCAATATTCCGAATTGGTGTCCGACCCTGTTAAAATGGCCAACTTCGTGGCAAAAGCGCTTGCTTTTGTTCGCCAG TACAACTTTGATGGCCTTGATTTCGACTGGGAATATCCTGGAGACCCAGGAAAACCGGAAGATAAAGAGAACTTTATTACACTTCTCAGGATGCTTCGTGACGCTTTCCAGCCCTACAACTTAATTCTATCCATGGCTCCTTCTTGCAGTAGCGCACGTGCTGCAGTTAGTTACGACATCCCAGCGCTTGGCGAAATTGTTGATTTCGTCAATTTCATGGCAtatg atgtccacgGTGCATGGGAAAATTTGACTGATCACCATGCCCCACTTTACCGACGCGATTTTGATGATGATACCACTGACGTTATTATTTCCGAGTCAGTCGACTACTG GTTGGCACAAGGTTTTCCTCCTCAAAAGTTGGTTTTCGGATTGCCCAGCTATGCTCGATCATGGACATTGGCTGACCCGAAACAAAATGGGTTCTTAGCTCCAGCCATCGGTGCTGGTGTTGCAGGACAGTTCACAGGCCTAAAgggtttttattccttttacgAGATTTGCTTGTTTCAACAACAAGGCATGACAGTTGTCGAAGATCCAACTGGCAAGATGGGCCCATATGGTTACTTGGGAGATATTTGGGCTTCATGGGACAGTATTGACATGGTTGTTGCTAAAGTAAAATATATGATGAGCAAAGGTCTTGGCGGTATTCAGTTCTGGGAACTCAGCTTGGATGACTTCAACGGTCACTGCAATTTGGGCCTAAG ACCCTTTTCTAAGGCTATTACCGAAACACTTGGAGGAACTTTCCCGACACCTGGACCAACATCACCACCCCCTC CGAGCTGCTCTGCTTCCTCTCAGGGCCAATACTATGCTGATCCTTCTGACTGCGCAAAATATTACCAATGCGTGAACGGAATAATCTATACTTTCTACTGCCAGACCGGACTTGTATTCAACTCCAAGATTAACC AATGTGATTGGCCATACAACGTTCCTGGATGCGCTTAA